The following coding sequences are from one Triticum aestivum cultivar Chinese Spring chromosome 5A, IWGSC CS RefSeq v2.1, whole genome shotgun sequence window:
- the LOC123102166 gene encoding DNA-binding protein HEXBP, with product METNGLSLKTQEIGSKRKWETTTDLSRRFCSNQHENPWNDGSLTTSLGSHKDFRFCNQRESPWEGGRTEHQDKMNGIITCLVCGKEGHYSCDYPFKDQEHKVICTLCSKNGHWSISCCQQNKSENRACTLCGEIGHSTSTHGLLSCSSCDEYHPHGECRLSKVKCFICESQDHYPAQCPLNWVLNAAFQDQRENFQAALWLALSKQVNTLSKRTCHQVSPIARAYNLRPRICFTCREEGHVAFYCPQKRRSILPDLSKEFEESSTIAKSSNLSKELEERDPGTASAKQSSKMKPASVLRCVSCGQEGHRARSCPTRVFICSLCNEEGHRARSCPTRVFICSLCNEEGHKAKKCPQKLQKR from the coding sequence ATGGAAACCAATGGGTTATCTCTCAAGACTCAGGAAATCGGGTCAAAAAGGAAGTGGGAGACTACCACAGACCTCAGCCGCCGCTTTTGCAGTAATCAACATGAAAATCCATGGAATGATGGTTCGCTCACTACCTCGCTAGGGAGCCATAAAGATTTCCGCTTTTGCAACCAACGTGAAAGTCCATGGGAAGGCGGTAGAACAGAGCATCAGGACAAAATGAATGGGATAATCACTTGTTTGGTTTGTGGCAAGGAAGGACATTACAGTTGTGACTACCCTTTCAAGGATCAGGAGCACAAAGTCATTTGCACACTCTGTAGCAAAAATGGCCACTGGAGCATATCGTGTTGCCAGCAGAACAAGTCGGAGAATCGCGCTTGCACCCTCTGTGGAGAGATAGGGCATAGTACTAGTACACATGGTCTCCTCAGTTGCTCAAGCTGTGACGAATATCATCCGCATGGAGAGTGTCGATTGAGCAAAGTTAAATGCTTTATTTGTGAAAGTCAGGATCATTATCCTGCTCAGTGCCCCTTGAATTGGGTATTGAATGCAGCGTTTCAGGATCAAAGAGAGAACTTCCAAGCTGCTCTGTGGCTTGCACTATCAAAACAAGTCAACACATTATCTAAACGGACCTGCCATCAAGTCAGTCCAATAGCCAGGGCATACAACTTAAGGCCAAGGATATGCTTTACATGCCGTGAAGAAGGTCATGTTGCCTTTTACTGTCCTCAGAAAAGAAGATCAATATTGCCCGACCTATCCAAAGAATTTGAAGAGAGCAGCACCATAGCTAAATCCTCCAACCTGTCCAAAGAATTAGAAGAACGGGACCCTGGTACTGCTAGTGCTAAACAATCATCAAAAATGAAACCGGCATCGGTTCTTCGATGTGTTAGCTGTGGTCAGGAAGGGCACAGGGCAAGGAGCTGTCCAACACGAGTGTTTATATGCTCCTTATGCAATGAAGAAGGCCACCGGGCCAGGAGCTGTCCAACACGAGTGTTTATATGCTCCTTATGCAATGAAGAAGGCCACAAAGCCAAGAAATGCCCTCAGAAGCTCCAGAAGCGTTAG